The proteins below come from a single Megalops cyprinoides isolate fMegCyp1 chromosome 5, fMegCyp1.pri, whole genome shotgun sequence genomic window:
- the LOC118778389 gene encoding C-X-C motif chemokine 11-6-like, translating to MRSAAFILLACLLSVEVKGMAISPRGRCQCMDAGVNFIRPKEIEKIEVFSPSSSCERMEIIVTLKESAEQRCLNPKSKFAQNFIKNAQKKNRSPE from the exons ATGAGATCAGCTGCTTTCATCCTGCTggcctgtctgctgtctgtggaggTCAAAG GCATGGCCATTTCTCCCAGGGGTCGGTGTCAGTGCATGGATGCTGGTGTCAACTTTATTCGACCAAAAGAGATTGAGAAGATTGAGGTTTTTTCTCCCAGCTCCTCCTGTGAACGCATGGAAATCAT TGTTACCCTGAAGGAAAGTGCAGAACAGAGGTGCTTGAATCCAAAGTCCAAATTTGCCCAGAATTTCATCAAGAatgcacagaagaaaaacag AAGCCCGGAGTGA